ATTTCGCTGTCTGGGAAATTGACGCTTAAGCCTTTTTCAATGTTTCTTATAAGCTTTCCAGCAATTTTATACTCCTTTTGATGTTTAATTGTATCGAAGTCTTTTTTTATCATACTCACATAGTTTTCATCTCTTATACGTTTACATGCTATGGCGATATGAATAACGAGGTTTTGTAGCCCAACATCTGAGAGAACGAGCTTGTACTCTTTAGCATATTCCATAATTTTTTCGCGAATCATTTCGATCTCTTTCGGCGGCAGGATAATTAAATGCTTACCCGATATACCGAATTCTAGCTTATTTCTGTCAAATAAATATTCAGCCATGCAAAAGCGGATGTTTTTTTCTTTTCCAATAAGTTTTAAGCCAAAATTAGGTTTCTTTTCTAGCTTTAAGTCATATTTATCAAGAATAATTTTCACATCACGAATATCATTTTGAATGGTTGATCGGCTAATAAACAAATTATCAGCTAGTTCATCCAATTTTACATAATCATCCTGTAAGAGAAGTGTTTTAACAAGATAGGTCATACGATCTTCAGGCTCAACAGGTACTTCTTGTCTGTCGCTGTCAATATCTCTTTTAAGAAAGTTTTTGAATTTAACGTCATTCGTAATGTCAAGACGATAGCCTCTACCTTTTAATGCTGTAATGATAGCACCATTACGTGTCAAATAATGATCTAGTTGTTTAATATCATTTCTTATTGTTCTGGAGGTCACTTGAATGTGGGAGGCTAATTGTTCGCTTGTTACAGGTTCTCGTGCTCCCATAAGCTGTTTTAAAATGATCTGCATGCGATTATTCATGTTCGCCCCTCCTTGTTCTATATGATCCCCACTTCTCCTATCTAACACTATTATAAAAGCGCTTTCTAGTTCATTTAACATAACATTTTTCCTTTACGTATAGGAAAATCATTGTTACTACGTCATAAACTGAATCCGTTACTGGCGGACGCTTTCCGCGGGCAACGCTTCAGCCTCCTCATTCGCCAAAACACGCTCACTGCGGGGTCTTCCGCTGTTGCTTTTCCCGCTGGAGTCGCCGCCCTCCACTTCTTCGAGTGAATTAAAAAAAGAGTTTTCAAACCTTGCTGTAATTAGAAAATCAGTTCAAAATCTTATTCACCAGGAAGGTGGTTATGATGAATTTCATTTTAGAAGAATCCGCACAGCTTATCGGGCAATTTGATTCACCGGTCACACCAACAATATTTCAGGATGGAGAAACAATGTTCGTCCCCCTGGATATAGACGTGTCTCCGTTTGACAACTCAAACACCAAGAAGGAAGGGGTGAGTCGCAAGTATAAAGGGTGTGATGGTTATGCACCGAACTTCAGCTACCTTTTGGAATGAAATAGTTTGTTCAGCTTACAAAAAGTGCTTTTTGTGAGGCCTATTTAGTAAGTTTATAAAACAATCCTACATAAGAGTACCGTTGATATGACAGGAATTTACGAGACTCCTGCGGGAAAAGCGAGCCAGGCGAGACCCCGCAGAACGAAACGGAGTGGCGTTTGAGGAGGCTCGCGGTTCGCCCGCGGAAAGCGAGTAAATGGATGGCATATCAATACCTGACTTCACGGATTCAGGCATAAACTAATATACCAAATAATTAACCCTACGGGAGTGAAAACGTGACTAAGCTTTCCCTAGATCGAAGTAGTGTGACTCCTAAATGGCTTGAATTCGAACATATGGCATCTAAAAGAAGCTTTGTAGAAAACATTAGAAAAGCTACAGCCGTCCCTCTAAACATGAGGATAACTGTAGCTTATTGTACCTTTTCAATCATGGTTACGTTTCTATGTTATTGATAACTTTAAATCATCTCTTTACGGCTTATTTGTGCTAATAGATACGTTCCGTCTAATATGGGAATATCTTGGGCATCACCATTTAGTAGGGCTAGTGCGCCTTTGTAATGTTCGTCTACAGGTAAATCGATAATCTGTCCACCCGCTTTTTTCGAATCACCTTTTGGCTCACTCATCATCCAGTTGATACGATCATCGTCTGTTGAGGTAAAATGAACGGATTTAGGTGATTGACTCAATCCTGTTCCTAATGCTTTTAAAACGGCCTCTTTTCGAGTCCAATACGTATAAAAAACGTTTGGTTTATCTGCAGGCACTATATGATTAAAGTGGTCTAGTTCTTCATGACTAAGTATCTCGGAAACGGGTAAGTTCTCGATGTCTGTTTGAATTTTTTCAATATCAATGCCAACACGAAGGCATCGAGAAAAAGCAACAACGACTTCTTCTCCTGAATGAGACACAGACCAATAAATGTTTTCAGCTGGCAAGCGAGGCTGGCCGTGCGGTTTACCACACGTAGGGCACGTACGGATGATCGTTATATCAAGGGGATTTATAGCTAATTCCTTACCTAAAATAAATCTTGTCAAGACAGCACCAAGGACAAACCGTTTCCTGTCTATCACTTGGCGATACCGCTTTGCTCGTTGTACTTCCTCATGAGTAAGCATGTCTTCATAGTCCGGATGGTAGGCATGTGTCTTAATACTCCAAACATAACAGCCCTTTTCTTTTAATGGTGGAACAGTCGTTAATTGCGCCCATTCAGACATGGTTAGCGCCTACCTTTCTTAACATATAACGAACCTTCAATCAGGACATTACTGGCGGTTAGCTCACGCCTATATAAAGAAGGCTATCTCCAAAGCGCTGTATTTGGAGATAGCTTTTGAACTGAACTCTATTTTTCTTTCAAACTCGCTGGAGTTATATCTGACCAGTGATGTGTAACATAATCTACGCACGCTTCTCGGGTATTTTCAGAAAACACAACGTGCCAGCCTTCAGGAATTGCCATCACTGCTGGCCACAATGAATGTTGTCCTTCTTCATTT
The DNA window shown above is from Salipaludibacillus agaradhaerens and carries:
- a CDS encoding 4'-phosphopantetheinyl transferase family protein, translated to MSEWAQLTTVPPLKEKGCYVWSIKTHAYHPDYEDMLTHEEVQRAKRYRQVIDRKRFVLGAVLTRFILGKELAINPLDITIIRTCPTCGKPHGQPRLPAENIYWSVSHSGEEVVVAFSRCLRVGIDIEKIQTDIENLPVSEILSHEELDHFNHIVPADKPNVFYTYWTRKEAVLKALGTGLSQSPKSVHFTSTDDDRINWMMSEPKGDSKKAGGQIIDLPVDEHYKGALALLNGDAQDIPILDGTYLLAQISRKEMI
- a CDS encoding MbtH family protein; translated protein: MAHPFESTEHHYMVLINEEGQHSLWPAVMAIPEGWHVVFSENTREACVDYVTHHWSDITPASLKEK